The following DNA comes from Populus trichocarpa isolate Nisqually-1 chromosome 19, P.trichocarpa_v4.1, whole genome shotgun sequence.
TTAAACATAATCGGGTACATGATCCATGTtgcaagatcaaatattttgatatacatttatttctcaattttttctagtttagtcTTTAGTTATcgttaacaaaattattttacatttattagCACAAaatgattcttgatttatttaattaaatgcatgtatcaactttttaatttacgattatgatttttttatgttaaaaaatcttacatatttatttttttgtgttaaaaaaatttatccaacTCGTGGCAAAGTGTAAGTCCCATAGCTAGTAATAAACAATAATCGagctatattttcaaaaaaaccatTACATAAATTATGTCTGTGACATAAATTATAagacatataaataaaatatagcagttctttaaagaaataaaaattctagCATTAGATTGAACCACTTCAAAGGCGATAAAGTAATGTAACTTTCTAAGATGGACATATCATCTCTGTCATCacgaacctttttttttttaaataaccctATCATTACtagtataaataaaatcatctacatataagcatacaaaaaacatattgtctccatctttaattttaatgaaaattttatgtttatgttgACATCTTTTAAAAccttcctttaaaaaaacaagcatcAATATGATTGTACAGTCTTTTAGAGCTGAATTTAGCCTATATAGAGCGTTTTTCAATTCATATACCTTATGTTCATCATGTAATTTCACATAACTAGGAGGTTGATCAATAAATCCTTATTCTTGTAAGTCTCCATATAAAAAAGCTGATTTCATATCCAACTAGAAGATAAACTATGAATTTTGAGTTGTTAAAGTAATAATCAATCTAATTGTGTCTTGTCTTGCAACCAAAGCAAAATCTTCTTTGTAATCGATACCATACTTTTGCTTGTAACCTTTAGCTACTAGatgtgctttatattttttgactTTACCATTCTCCTTCGACTTTTTCTTGAACACTAATTTCATGtctatgattttttatactttttaagcTTTGTAAACtccatattatttcttttaatgaaatcaatttcatcattcatagTCTTTCATCACTTTGATTCTCTTACAACATCTTTAAAAGTCATAGGATCGCGATACAAGAATAGCATAAAATGAGTAAGTGGATTATTAGATTGATCAATTCTAGTTTTCTCATAATCACTCATCCATGCAAGTCTTTTTCTAATATGTTGTGATCGTTGTTCATCATTTGCTAAGGTTGCATGTGTGCTTTGATCATCTATTGGTTGTGGTGCATCCTTCACATACTTGTCCATTTTCTCATCATTATCTCTATCTAAATCcactgaaatatatatttttagcacCATTATTGCTCTATAAATAgtatttgttttcataaaaaataacatcatgaataataacaaatttttttttgaggtatccatataaaaaaataacatttcaataTGTGCATATACCTATGATACCCGAAgaatttaacttttgatttgtctATTATTTATGGCTTGTAAACTCTTAAATGATTGTTGTCATAACCTCTTCACCTTCTCTGAGAATTGGAAGGATATGTTTATTTACAaatgttttatttgagaatCTACCATTACTATTGCTCATACTTTTTCCTCTTCCTCGACCACCTCTATATgaggtaaaaaaacaattattagatGACGCTTGTAAAGCTTGCACCTTCTTGTCTTgttgattcattttttatttaagaaaaataatctatGACCAACTCTCTTATATTAatcctaaactattttttgcCTTCAAATCCTTTGATCTTTGCCCTTCTATCTCTATTTTTTACGCATCTGTTATTGTTGTTCCAGTTGGTGATTCAACTATTCCTTCATAAACAATTTGCTAATACTCCTTGAACCTtaagaagttttatttatttattagagaataatataatcatatcttggaacctcacctaataccttaataatcatatattgggacctcacctaacaacttaataacttaagctgttatgtgaggtcccaagatatgatttatattattctctaacacaccccctcaagtgaaagccctttgggcttgaaacttgcataggcCCACACtatattatgtttaatttttatcaaataaatgaagatgatgagattcgaactcgtgaccgcttgcttatcaaggctctgataccatgtcaaagaaccatctcaacccaatagcttaagttgttaggtgaggtcccaagatatgatttatattattctctaacactatTAACATGCTTCCATGATCATAATGACCATGAAAATGAGGAATAACGGGTGGAGCAAACTTTTTGGAAGCAATTTGTTGCGTTGGAATtgcttttgttataattaaagaGAGAATCTATTGTGTTTTGATTACTCTTGCTGCTATGTTTTAGTTGATGATTTGTTGTCGTGAAAGGAGTTTCCGATGTGCTATCACTGGTGCATTTTAGAGGTTGGCCTTCTATCATAAAAAGAGACGCTGATGTGCTAATGTTGTTGCATTTTGAAACTTTTGTTGCTGTGTTTTTATGTTACATTttgaaattgttgttgttgcgtgtatattttttctttgcatggGAGAGGTATGACTCGTCAATAGAGGTTGTTGTGATTTTCTCTATCGTGAAGAGAGTTTTATCGTTGCTACTGCTACGTATGAATCTTTCTTACTGCCTTACTCTTGAAAACTTAAACACAAAGAATTTTGAAGCTCCATTctcttatttatataaattatacatatatggttattataaatatagagtttataagattaagataagatcaaattaatataatctaAAGTAATAAGGATTCTAAATAGTTGTTAAACAAgtatttaataaactaattttaaaaaaattctaaacataAATCCTTTTTTATCCAAGAATCCTTGTTGATTTAGAAATTCTTTTCCTATCTCAATAATTTCCACAAGTTCAACATACACCTTAGTATCTTAACAAACTTCTTGATGCAAGGAATGGCCatgagaatttaaaatttagagatAATATTCGTGTATATAATTTCATGTTTGCTTTCACTTTTATGAAAGTGAAGTTTGATGAGTCTGTCAATGATGGATTTGTCCCATGCGCTTATAAGATATTCAACCATGCCCATCACTTGACAGGATCACTACTTCCATTCTATCAATGATGGATTTGCCCTATATGTTTGACTACAATGATGCTGACGAGATTGCTCTCCCTTAAGCATGCTTTTCTTTTGCTACACTGGTCCTTGAAACAACTGTAGAACAATTTCAAGAGGCAATCCAACCCCTTAAAGAAATCTCCATATCTGATTTACATACTTATAATACAGTTTTTTCACCATCAACAATTACTCTTGTTTCTAGGATGGGCTCAACTTTAACTTGTTATAGCTAGATATATGACCATTAccataactctctctctctctccccttttgtttttaaaaaataaaaaaatcaagagggaTATCTTTAAACCGTTCTTCATTTGTCAAGACTAAAATCAACTCTTAACTAAGTCATTCAAGTATTAACCCTTGCACtcgtaatattatttttcttactgcCTGTgtaaaaatacttataaaagaTTTAAGGTTTATATAATCATATCAAGGTTCTTGCAAGAAACCAAAACATGAATACATAGTGATGAGGCTATAAAAATCACGGGGAATATTCTAGAAGGAATTATTCCTAAAGATCCTTGCAGATCATTCGTAGTGTATTCTATGACCTTCACTTTCAGACTGTATTAACCTCCTCTTGAATGGATATCTTTAGGGGAGGCTTATAGTGAGGTCATTTTTTTAGCTATACGCTAAACCCAAGAGGAATTGGGTTCAGCTGTACATTGAATCTAAGAGGAGTTGGGCACGAATATGCCTCAGCCCAACTAAAGTTGGGCGTGGACGCGTCCTGACCCAGCTTAGAGGTGGGCGTGGAAGCGTTGTGGCCCAACTTAGAGGTGAACGCGACTCGCGAGCGTACTTCGACCCAATACAAGATTAGGCATGGAGaaatcataacccaattttaggTTCAGGCTTTAATGTGATGGTCTTTAAATGTTAGAGGTTTTTAGAAAACCATGACCCATTAGTAGCCCCCCAAGTCTGCTCATTTTAGAAGAATGAGGAGACTTAAAGGACTAAAAGAAGTTTTTGATTAACCTTAGTTGAGTCGTAACCATGGTCAAGGAGTCTTTTACACTCTCTGTAATTATAGTTGACCTTTATGGTTGTGATTGCATTAAATGCCAAAATCTGTAATTGAGGCGTCATGGGGTAATGAGACACGTGGGAGGCACTTCCTTGATGGATGGTCGCCAAGTGTGTACTTATCTAACGGTGAGGGAGATTTTCGTTTGCATTATATATtgatctttcttctcttttcttcactTCTCTAGTTCTCCCCCTGTCCCCAAGAAGAGAATAATGATCCCCATAATGATTTATGAGATCGGGTTTTGTTTTCCCTTGGATGGGTTTGTAAGCAAGGTTTTATTTAAGTATGGCGTGACATCTAGCCAGCTTCATCCCAGCGGATGAACCTGGATGGTTGCTTTTGCGGAGTTCTTTACCTTCACTCTCTAAATAGCACTCTCTTTACCAATCTTCAAACTTTGCTTTAAGATGACGACCTTTGAGGGGAGAGACTGCAAAATGCTATGGTTCCAGTCTATAGGTTTGAAATCCAATAGCCTCGTAGCTAATTTTTTCACCGATAAGCCccaatgcaagaaaaattggaAGTCTAAATGGGTTAAGGTGAGATATATAGAAATGTATGTGAGGCAAGAGTGGAGGAAGATTTGGGGGTGTTCTCCTTTCTAGAGGTATCCCTAAAAGGACACCAATAAAATAGAGCCACTGGATAGTGTTTTGCAAACCATCTATGATGGGTTAATGGACTTACAATGTCGCTGTAAGGTTGGGGATATGGCCCTATGAAAATACAAGAACAAACCCTCATGTAGGAATCTACCCATAGTTTTTCTTGTCTTGGAATTGTCAAATTGTGTTTTTGACTCTTTCCTTATTATGTAGAGCGTTTTTTTACCATTACCACAAAAGCTCCGGGAGGACCGGGCAAGTCACCCTCTAAGGGCAAGCTTCTATTGACCACTTCAAAGTATGGGGAGTTGCAGAATTCTTCCAATAATAGTACAGTAAAGGAGTCCAGAACAGTTGAGTTTGACTCAAGTGAAGAGTCAGGGGAGGAGGTTGGAGCTCCTATAGAAGAAAAAGACAAGGGTGTCATTGGGGCTCCATCTTCCCGAAAAGAAGGATTCTGACAAAGAGGACATCCCTCTGCTCATTCCTATGAGAAGAAAAATGGGCTCATCTAGTGGAGCACTTCCTAGTAGGGACATCATTATCCGAGAGTTGTCAAGTCAAGTTCTTGTTTTTCAAGCTCCACATAGCTATGCACCCACTCATTGGGCCCTTACTGGGAGGGATGGTGTTCCTAGGGAGTCTATTGTTAAATCTTCAGGGTGTGTTCCAGCCACCCCCACAACTCCTACTAGCAAGAATGTAGTTGGTAAGGTTCCAGCAAGTAAGCCTCCTGTCAGTGATGTAATGGTACTTCCAGTCCTTCCTCAGAGGATTGTTCTTTCAACTTCTCTTCCCAATCAAAGTGTTATAACCCAGTTTTGACCCATTtgctttttaatctaattttaaaggggttaaaatttgaaattaaaagatcaggggtttgaatgaatttttttgaaaacttcaaGGACCAAATGGAGAAATGACCGCCCCAGTcagaaacgacgtcgttttttCATTTCCATTCTTCGTTTTTTCCCCTCTGAAAACAGAGGAAGCTCCATGCGATAAAGAAACAATGCCGATCAGACCACTAGGGACCTTGAAGTGCCCACAACTTCCATTACAAGCTTCTCAGTCAATTTCCGTGTCCTTCGTCGCCACGACATGCCAACAACATCAAGGAAACCATCACCAACAGTCCAGCGATGATAGAACTGTTGGTGTCACGATTCGCCCAAAACACAAACTCCTGAAATCTCATCCTTATCAGGAGAGGATAAGGAGCAAGAAGGGACGTCTATAAAAGCCCATAGAATGCACATCGCAAAGGGGGAGGAAGAACAaagagcaaaaagaaaaaaagtagagGGATGACGGAagagaaaacagaggagagaactcaaaacaaaaaacacaagaacAGAGGGAGGAGAGATTGAAAGGAAGAGGAAAAGAAGAGTATTCTCCGGCCGGTGTTAGGACTATTATCTTCATCTTCGCCAGGTAAAGCCTTCTTCCCTTGCTCTGTTTCAAAATTAGCTTTACAAAACAGTGCACGCGTGAGTTGATTCACGCATGTCTgctgcccagccgggtcactggaaAGACTTCAACACTGATATGTCTCAACCCAACTGAAGTTGGGCAGAAACTCGTCTTGACCCAACTTAAAGTTGGGCGTGGACGCGTCCAGGCCCAACTTAGAGTTGGACGTGGACTCGTCCTGACCCAACCTTGAGGTGGACGTGGACGTTACTGTGGCCCAACTTAGAGTTGGGCGTGAGCGTACTCCGGCCCAATACAAGATTGAGTGTGGAGaaatcataacccaattttgggttTAGGCTTTCGTGTGATGATCTTTATATGTGAGAGGTTTTTAGAAAACTAACCCACCACATAGTACTTAGTGTGTATTTGATAATGTAATAGTTcttgtggttgtgattttaaaaaatatttttaattgtggtcttaaaaaaataagtttaaaatatatatgtttgattaaaactatTGTGAGATAAATtttgtatgtaaaataaatgaaaagcaagtgatatgaatgaaaaataggttattttaatttttataaaactaaaatttaaaatataattatgtatgAGATTTAGCTAATAAAACGGTTTTTTCCATGTAGTTGGGTAAAAACAGAAAAGGGATTAAAATAACCATCAGGAAACAGTAGAGGGACTTACATGCACCTCATCCGGTGGACATGACAAGGTCGAGTCTCCTCCCAGTTCGAACTCGAAACATGTTACTAACATGCTATGAATCCGACCAAGGCCAGATTGGTCACTTGGCTTTTTCCATGGAATCAAAAGCCTCTCTAAAAAATGAGaagtgatttatttattaatagagaaaaataatgataaaggCGGCGCAAGTGCTGCTGCCCTCTATCGCTTTCGCTCATAGCATTACCATTGACAGCtgccttcttcctcttcttcgtCCCCAGGATTATTCTTCCTCAAAGGGATTCAGACCTATTTCCACCACCATCAACACCACCAAGGTAAAACGAAGAAAACCCTTCTTCTCTTATTcttaccatttatttatttatgaattatgattttaatcATCCTCATACTCCCTGACTAGATGTCGGCGGCGACGGAAAGCTATCAGTTCGGGCCTTACAAAATAGACCCAAAAGAAGTGTTCTACGCCACCCATCTTTCATATGCTATGGTCAACCTCCGTCCCCTTCTACCGGGTTTGTTCTCTATTCCACTCCCCTCCACTTCGCACCTTTTTCCCTTTTCCATTttcatttgctttctatagtGTACACTTagggctgttttttttttggaacctCAAATATAGTAGTCTCAATTTTGTacccaaactttattttttttgtatcaataCCATCATACTATTTTGATTTCTCAATATGGGCTTCTGTTATAATCACTCAATGGAAAATGTTGAGTTTAACAGTccttttttaccaaaaaaagaagaagtacaATTTGGATGAAAAGTCGTAAAATGGATAGAAGTTAAGTTGAGACTAACTTTATAGTTGGATGGTAATTTTGAGATTTGCCCCTTTGTCCCCTCCTTGCTGATAAGTTGGTtatgattaaagaaaaatcttttttttaaaatgataatttcaaacaaacacGAGCTATAACAATATTTCATGCCTTTCTAATAGTTTAAAAATGTTGGGAGTATAATGTTTGTATCCTAGCAAGCCAAAATTGCATTCCTGAATGAGTTTAGTTAATAACTAAACTGAAAAGCTTATGAATTGTTTCATTTGtggtttaattttggttttgagtCAACCTCAAGaatgcaatttttttgttaattatatattatacaagATTTTTCTATCTCAAAGTAGTTTTTAACTGAGCTTAAAATGCAAAatcttgtttgattttgcaTGTTCTTGTGTCTCTTTTACGTCCATGTTTGAATTTGTtgctttttaatcaattttagcTTTGTTTAGTGTTGATTAAGGAATCAATTACTATTCTTTTGGGACAATGCACTTATTTAAATTCTCAGATAGGAAATTTTGCTATGTTTAGCTATCAAATATTTGGAAAGTAGGGTGATTAAACCATGATGTTGgtaaatttttgaaaaagtatgtttcttttatgtgttcatctgtttttgtctttttggtgATGTGCTGATTGCATTTCATAATAGGAGTTTTTATAGATCACATTTCTATAGTTTTTAGTGCCtcaatttttattaagattaagATTGCAATACAATTTTCTTTCGGGATTAATTATGTTGCTTTGTTTTTATGTAAAGTCAAACTATTTAGAGTGATTCTAGCTGCTTTTGGTTGAGAACCGAGAATGTGTGGAAAAAAGACTCTTAACCTGCTGGGAGGGACTTTATGAGTTTTGTTATTATATCAAGTATGAACTcaattcttttttgaaaatgaaaaagtgAGATTTCTTGAAGCTCCcaatcttttgttatttttatttattttagttcagtttttatttttcatttcatgtgATTTATAAAGTTTTAATCTTGGAACGAAAAAGAGTATTCATTAAATTCACATTAAAATTGTTGTCTGAAttcaaggaaaatgaaaaattacCATTACAGATACTGAGCATCTTTTCGTGATTATTGTTAAAGACATCATGCTCTCTTGTGTTTTGCTTTCCTTTAATTTTGTGCTTTGTAGTTGGTGCAAAGTAATTTTATATCTGTATTAACAAACTACAGTGGATTTTTTTCCTCCTTTGGTCAATAACAAGTTGAACTGATTAGCATCACTGGAAAATGAGTTATTAATAGTCCAATTGAACAAGGAAGACTGAAAGCAATTAAAGATCAAGATTCACCTAATAATATCATCGGAAAAGGTTTCACCAATAAGCAAATAGATATCCATCAAATGTGCACAATTGTGTATGctctatttgatttattttgcttttctgTATTCTTGCTATAACTGAACTCTCTTCTCATTTTGATTCATGTCACTTTTCATTTGCAGGTCATATCCTTTTTCAGTCAAAAGTTTGAATGATTTGTTGGGATTTATCTGCACAGCATCAAATTTTTTCTCATGAAATTCTCCTGGGTGAACTGTTTGAGAAATAAGCAGTGCTGAATCAATGCAACGTGTTTTTATTTGCGTTGTGCATCAATGAAATTATGGACAGATATGCTATTATGCTCCTGTAGTACAACTCAAAAAGCTTGAACAATAGGAAAACCCTTTGTGAGTCTATGCATGTAAATCGCAGTAACATCGTGCACATATATTTTGGAGTTTAGAAACTTTATGAATTGTCTGTTTACTGGCAAACTGACCCTGTCCAAATGACCATTAGGATCACCagggaaaaaaaggagagagcaATCAGTAGATTCATTCTCTGGCttagtttaatttatgtttcaatatCTGTTTACCTTGGCCTGGTTTGGGCACTAATGCTGATCCTTTTGAGCATATAAGAATTGGATTTGATGCACACAGCCTCTTGAACAAAGTGTATAAGCAAGAGTTTGACTATTGTACATGTGTGAACTGACTGAAGTGCATGCCATTAGTACCAGTATGTCCAGAAGACTGAAAGCATTTACAATTTGCATATGCATTCAGCATTTATACAAAGACATTGTAAGACAACGTAACATAGCTGAAAGTATCTCATGTGCTGGTCATTTCATGAATGGTAGTACGCCCTTAGAATGTTGGTCAAATTTCGTGATGATGtataatttgattcaatttattATGCATAATACACCTTGTTGAGTGTTCGATTTTGTTGGCTTGACTTTTTGTACATGTGCTTGTCTGCCCAAGGCGTGAAGTGAAGCGCTTTGTTGATCTAACTGCTGATGAGACCAGTGATTTGTGGTTCACGGCAAAGAAGGTTGGCAGTCAGCTCGAGAGATTTCACAGTGCAACCTCACTCACATTTGCCATCCAAGTAAGAAAGCTCCTCATAAACTCAtgctatctcttttttttttgggtgttggAACATAGGATGAGTGTTCTTGCTTGTTATCACAGCCACTAGGTGATCAAAGCATGCTCTGGGTGTTTGAACACTAACCACTTGAAGTTTGTTGGTGCTTTAGGATGGGCCGCAGGCAGGACAGACTGTGCCTCATGTTCATATTCACATCATCCCAAGGAAAGGTGGTGACTTTGAGAAGAATGATGAGATATATGATGCAGTAAGTTGTAGAACATCCTTCATTATTTGTGCCTGAACCTGATTTATATGCTCCAAAATGAGTGTAACAAATAATTCTTTCTGTGTCATTTAGATTGAtgagaaggaaaaggaattAAAGCAGAAGCTGGATTTAGACAAGGAAAGGAGTGACAGAAGCATGGAGGAGATGGCTCAAGAGGCAGATGATTACAGATTGCTTTTCTTGTAGATGATCCATCAAGAGAGACTTGTTAAAAGAAGGAAGTTGAAACCTATAGTTTCCTTTACTATCCAATGCATTAGTTCGAACATTTGATTCTTAgttaaaacctgatttgaattGCAGGTTTTAAAGGGAAAATAACTAGTAGATGTTATGAATGCGTTTTCTTACATTACACAACTCGGTTGACGTtgacatcttttatttttaaggtattCCAGGAATGATGATACCATGTGTATAatttatttgcctttttttttttacggtcaAGCTGTCATTAGACAAGCATGTGCATCAATTCATATTATTAACAAATGGAGAAGGCTGCGTCTGCAAGGCATTCAATTTCAGACACAGTAATTCATCAAAGTGGTGGAAATCACTGGCTTACCAATTAATTTCTCACGGTAATGAATATTTGCGCTAGACAATTCAGTAATTGTCATTCAGAAAGGAGCAATCATCATTTATGGTTGGCTGGTGCAAATAATTTTTGACTTGTATTGATGTGTTTTCTAATGATTGTGGCTTGGTTTCAACTACATAGTCGCACATATTCgtttaaaaatagaattttctGTGTTCTAGTAATTTAACTGGGAGTTGGAAGAAGCTTCTGAAAGCGAGCAGTTTAAAGAGGATAATCACCATCACTCGGGGTAATGGACAGAACGTCTTTTTTGTAGTGGGATTCTGGACATTTCATGGCTCCCTTGAAGACTTGTAGCAGAGTATGTCTCCTGTCGCTCAAGTCCTAGCATATACTTTCCAATAATGATTTTAGGAAGCCTGCTGCTTGCTCAGAGGATTTAGTCAGCATACGAGTAACTTTATGCGTTTGCTTTTATCCAAACCAGTTGGAGGAAGACACTGCTATATGGAAACCAACAACCAACGATAATAAGTTTTATATAACTTTTTCTCTGGGGGAAAACTCTTAAGAAGAATCTGGGTTAAAGCCCATCTACagcagaaaataaaaagattcagTTCTAGCTTTCATAACATTGCATCAATTTCAGTATTGAAAACAATATATTCATGTTGCTTATCGCAAACGATCATTAGTTGTTCACTTCATGTTTGTATTTGTAGTTCATTTCTTTCATTGAAACACATTTCgtctataaatttttatattatactgTCTGTTGACGTTTCTttgaaataataaagtttaGTTGCCAGTTTTAGTTAATACTTGCTACTTACAGGACATCTGATGGAGACTGTTAGAGATACATAAATTTGTAAGATAGATTGtgatctttcattttcttgagtGCAAATTTACAAACTAGAAAACTCCCATGGAGTGCTGTTCTTCGTTCCTCTCCCCTCCTACGTCTGTTTGTCATAATTGATCAGTTAAATGTAATTGATTAAAGTCTATATCTTTATGCATCGGAGTAAATCCAAAAGGACCCTTTTGGATGAGAGAACCAAGCTTGCTAAAAGCTTAGGGACTGCCCCGTAGGTTCATATTTCTATGAAGGCTACAAATCCCCAAAGAACAGCTTAGTTAACATGGAATTTGCCATCTGAGCAACTGTTCCTATCGCTTTTTTACGGATATGCAGTACGTGGTGAACAAAGAATCAAATG
Coding sequences within:
- the LOC7494644 gene encoding bifunctional bis(5'-adenosyl)-triphosphatase/adenylylsulfatase FHIT, whose translation is MIKAAQVLLPSIAFAHSITIDSCLLPLLRPQDYSSSKGFRPISTTINTTKMSAATESYQFGPYKIDPKEVFYATHLSYAMVNLRPLLPGHVLVCPRREVKRFVDLTADETSDLWFTAKKVGSQLERFHSATSLTFAIQDGPQAGQTVPHVHIHIIPRKGGDFEKNDEIYDAIDEKEKELKQKLDLDKERSDRSMEEMAQEADDYRLLFL